The Malus sylvestris chromosome 12, drMalSylv7.2, whole genome shotgun sequence genome contains a region encoding:
- the LOC126592171 gene encoding uncharacterized mitochondrial protein AtMg00810-like, producing MATSQRGLFLNQRKYVIDLLEEAKFTNCKPVVTPIESKLKLTIHGEALKNVTYYQRLVNKLIYPTITRPDITFAVSLVSQFMHAPTLEHLNIFKWILCYLKGSIDRGILMRNNHSTKIHAYTDADWAGSAIGRKSTTGYCTFVGGNIVTWNSKKQQVIARSSDEAEYQAMVATACELIWLKSLLFDLGFSSTTPMSLMCDNQAAMHIAENPVFHERTK from the coding sequence ATGGCAACCTCTCAACGGGGTTTGTTTCTCAACCAACGTAAGTATGTCATAGATCTACTCGAGGAAGCTAAGTTCACCAATTGCAAGCCAGTTGTCACCCCAATTGAGAGTAAACTTAAGCTTACCATTCATGGCGAGGCACTCAAGAATGTCACCTATTATCAAAGATTGGTTAACAAGCTTATCTATCCTACTATCACCCGTCCAGACATTACCTTTGCTGTGAGTTTAGTTagtcaattcatgcatgcacCCACATTAGAacatctaaatatttttaaatggaTTCTATGCTATCTCAAAGGGTCCATTGATAGAGGTATCCTCATGCGTAATAACCATTCCACTAAGATTCATGCATACACTGATGCTGACTGGGCAGGCAGTGCAATCGGCAGAAAATCCACCACTGGTTATTGCACATTTGTTGGAGGCAACATTGTTACTTGGAATAGTAAGAAACAACAAGTCATTGCCCGCTCCAGTGATGAAGCTGAGTATCAAGCAATGGTTGCCACTGCATGTGAATTGATTTGGCTTAAAAGTCTCTTGTTTGACTTAGGGTTCTCGAGTACAACTCCTATGTCTCTCATGTGTGATAATCAAGCAGCCATGCACATTGCTGAAAACCCAGTTTTTCATGAAAGAACCAAGTAA
- the LOC126592064 gene encoding uncharacterized protein LOC126592064 isoform X1 → MERWRVTRGGVRSVSGSSSSSSTIIMLRDKDTDHAATATANVDQQPRYYYNDNTIKQQQLHVDVDRYSSTTSISVTADQEISIFDAHKYFNQLSINNHIDGQSHKVQVSDGLSGVSRFSWAAGSPSVSSVDDAAINYPLRLRARSFHVVSASATPTASSEASWNSQTGLLSNPRCTTTATNSNVAFMVPLRSRTSTNHPPRPHHDDHQITNKKKLRGWSKTMSLSPRWLTAFPRRSARCPCSGKKSVQVVAQEKKSSMSSSSSIVRVGGGDIYNMPAQLILTKDEIPPAAPTTSVITAANLNNSSIARPRDDNRHVLWGDERRRNWERQVSNTTINVQPAANSTTTTTSCISTAASGGGFSFPILKFNGDGGTSLPSATTSIRNPSNSTTDHVQCGRLIGDVNNKDEDVGSDASSDLFEIESFSTSTTQTLQATNADMPTYPPPSSSMFENYYRTRRDSFSLVEDAVSFTAARRLSANNNSHRTSLDRRQHDPPMASLSTDQYCYEPSEASIDWSVTTAEGFDRSDQYDHDHHDHHDDADLGTKVMTSSKRRPPSLGSNNNNMGLLSCRREKAVSVGPNPVRLMAMPAAPADHDYCQSRHRGVGVEPTSLSVCSNNSRGTMHVGSRSAALARQ, encoded by the exons atgGAGAGATGGAGAGTAACGAGAGGAGGTGTCAGATCGGTATCaggaagcagcagcagcagcagcaccatCATCATGCTCAGAGACAAAGATACAGATCACGCTGCAACTGCAACCGCAAATGTTGATCAACAACCGCGATACTACTACAACGACAACACCATTAAGCAGCAGCAGCTTCATGTAGACGTGGATCGATATTCGAGTACTACTAGTATCAGTGTTACTGCTGATCAAGAAATCAGCATTTTTGACGCCCACAAATACTTCAACCAACTAAGCATCAACAACCACATTGATGGCCAAAGCCATAAG GTGCAGGTTTCTGATGGGCTGTCTGGCGTTTCGAGATTCTCTTGGGCTGCTGGCTCTCCCTCAGTATCTTCAGTTGATGATGCTGCTATTAACTACCCTCTGCGTCTCCGAGCTCGTTCTTTCCATGTCGTTTCTGCCAGTGCCACCCCAACTGCTTCCTCCGAAGCCAGTTGGAACAGCCAGACTGGCCTCCTATCCAATCCTCGCTGCACTACCACCGCCACCAATAGTAATGTCGCATTCATGGTGCCTTTGCGCAGCCGGACTAGTACAAATCATCCTCCTCGTCCTCATCACGATGACCATCAGATTACTAATAAGAAGAAATTAAGAGGATGGTCCAAGACAATGTCATTGAGTCCAAGATGGCTTACTGCTTTTCCGAGGAGGTCAGCGAGATGCCCCTGCTCGGGCAAGAAATCAGTACAAGTTGTTGCTCAGGAAAAGAAATCAAGcatgtcatcatcatcatcaatagTCAGAGTTGGAGGCGGAGATATTTATAACATGCCGGCCCAATTAATTCTCACCAAGGATGAGATACCACCAGCTGCTCCAACTACTAGTGTTATTACAGCTGCCAATTTGAACAACTCTTCGATTGCAAGGCCTCGTGACGACAATCGCCATGTGCTCTGGGGTGATGAACGTCGTCGGAATTGGGAACGCCAAGTCAGCAATACAACCATCAATGTGCAACCAGCCGCAAACTCTACCACTACTACGACTAGCTGTATTAGTACTGCTGCTTCTGGTGGCGGATTTAGCTTTCCGATACTAAAATTCAATGGGGACGGGGGAACTTCCTTGCCATCGGCAACAACTTCAATCCGGAACCCATCAAACAGTACTACTGATCATGTTCAATGCGGCCGACTAATTGGTGATGTTAATAATAAAGATGAGGATGTGGGAAGCGATGCAAGCTCTGACTTGTTCGAAATCGAAAGCTTCTCAACCAGTACTACTCAAACGCTGCAAGCAACTAATGCCGATATGCCCACCTACCCTCCACCATCGTCATCCATGTTTGAAAATTACTACCGCACTCGCCGGGATTCTTTTTCATTGGTTGAGGATGCAGTTAGCTTCACTGCTGCTCGACGtttgagtgctaataacaattcccatcgAACAAGCTTAGATCGTCGTCAACATGACCCGCCTATGGCATCGTTATCGACCGATCAATACTGTTACGAACCAAGTGAGGCCAGCATCGACTGGAGCGTCACTACGGCAGAGGGCTTTGATCGATCCGACCAATACGATCACGACCACCATGATCACCATGATGATGCTGACTTGGGAACTAAGGTAATGACGAGCAGCAAACGACGGCCGCCTTCACTGGGAAGTAATAACAATAATATGGGGTTGTTGAGCTGTCGGCGGGAGAAGGCCGTCAGTGTGGGGCCCAACCCAGTGAGACTAATGGCCATGCCTGCTGCTCCTGCTGATCATGACTACTGTCAGAGTCGACATAGGGGTGTAGGAGTGGAACCTACAAGTCTATCAGTGTGTTCAAACAACTCCAGAGGTACGATGCATGTGGGAAGTAGGTCCGCAGCCTTAGCTAGACAATAA
- the LOC126592064 gene encoding uncharacterized protein LOC126592064 isoform X2, whose amino-acid sequence MERWRVTRGGVRSVSGSSSSSSTIIMLRDKDTDHAATATANVDQQPRYYYNDNTIKQQQLHVDVDRYSSTTSISVTADQEISIFDAHKYFNQLSINNHIDGQSHKVSDGLSGVSRFSWAAGSPSVSSVDDAAINYPLRLRARSFHVVSASATPTASSEASWNSQTGLLSNPRCTTTATNSNVAFMVPLRSRTSTNHPPRPHHDDHQITNKKKLRGWSKTMSLSPRWLTAFPRRSARCPCSGKKSVQVVAQEKKSSMSSSSSIVRVGGGDIYNMPAQLILTKDEIPPAAPTTSVITAANLNNSSIARPRDDNRHVLWGDERRRNWERQVSNTTINVQPAANSTTTTTSCISTAASGGGFSFPILKFNGDGGTSLPSATTSIRNPSNSTTDHVQCGRLIGDVNNKDEDVGSDASSDLFEIESFSTSTTQTLQATNADMPTYPPPSSSMFENYYRTRRDSFSLVEDAVSFTAARRLSANNNSHRTSLDRRQHDPPMASLSTDQYCYEPSEASIDWSVTTAEGFDRSDQYDHDHHDHHDDADLGTKVMTSSKRRPPSLGSNNNNMGLLSCRREKAVSVGPNPVRLMAMPAAPADHDYCQSRHRGVGVEPTSLSVCSNNSRGTMHVGSRSAALARQ is encoded by the exons atgGAGAGATGGAGAGTAACGAGAGGAGGTGTCAGATCGGTATCaggaagcagcagcagcagcagcaccatCATCATGCTCAGAGACAAAGATACAGATCACGCTGCAACTGCAACCGCAAATGTTGATCAACAACCGCGATACTACTACAACGACAACACCATTAAGCAGCAGCAGCTTCATGTAGACGTGGATCGATATTCGAGTACTACTAGTATCAGTGTTACTGCTGATCAAGAAATCAGCATTTTTGACGCCCACAAATACTTCAACCAACTAAGCATCAACAACCACATTGATGGCCAAAGCCATAAG GTTTCTGATGGGCTGTCTGGCGTTTCGAGATTCTCTTGGGCTGCTGGCTCTCCCTCAGTATCTTCAGTTGATGATGCTGCTATTAACTACCCTCTGCGTCTCCGAGCTCGTTCTTTCCATGTCGTTTCTGCCAGTGCCACCCCAACTGCTTCCTCCGAAGCCAGTTGGAACAGCCAGACTGGCCTCCTATCCAATCCTCGCTGCACTACCACCGCCACCAATAGTAATGTCGCATTCATGGTGCCTTTGCGCAGCCGGACTAGTACAAATCATCCTCCTCGTCCTCATCACGATGACCATCAGATTACTAATAAGAAGAAATTAAGAGGATGGTCCAAGACAATGTCATTGAGTCCAAGATGGCTTACTGCTTTTCCGAGGAGGTCAGCGAGATGCCCCTGCTCGGGCAAGAAATCAGTACAAGTTGTTGCTCAGGAAAAGAAATCAAGcatgtcatcatcatcatcaatagTCAGAGTTGGAGGCGGAGATATTTATAACATGCCGGCCCAATTAATTCTCACCAAGGATGAGATACCACCAGCTGCTCCAACTACTAGTGTTATTACAGCTGCCAATTTGAACAACTCTTCGATTGCAAGGCCTCGTGACGACAATCGCCATGTGCTCTGGGGTGATGAACGTCGTCGGAATTGGGAACGCCAAGTCAGCAATACAACCATCAATGTGCAACCAGCCGCAAACTCTACCACTACTACGACTAGCTGTATTAGTACTGCTGCTTCTGGTGGCGGATTTAGCTTTCCGATACTAAAATTCAATGGGGACGGGGGAACTTCCTTGCCATCGGCAACAACTTCAATCCGGAACCCATCAAACAGTACTACTGATCATGTTCAATGCGGCCGACTAATTGGTGATGTTAATAATAAAGATGAGGATGTGGGAAGCGATGCAAGCTCTGACTTGTTCGAAATCGAAAGCTTCTCAACCAGTACTACTCAAACGCTGCAAGCAACTAATGCCGATATGCCCACCTACCCTCCACCATCGTCATCCATGTTTGAAAATTACTACCGCACTCGCCGGGATTCTTTTTCATTGGTTGAGGATGCAGTTAGCTTCACTGCTGCTCGACGtttgagtgctaataacaattcccatcgAACAAGCTTAGATCGTCGTCAACATGACCCGCCTATGGCATCGTTATCGACCGATCAATACTGTTACGAACCAAGTGAGGCCAGCATCGACTGGAGCGTCACTACGGCAGAGGGCTTTGATCGATCCGACCAATACGATCACGACCACCATGATCACCATGATGATGCTGACTTGGGAACTAAGGTAATGACGAGCAGCAAACGACGGCCGCCTTCACTGGGAAGTAATAACAATAATATGGGGTTGTTGAGCTGTCGGCGGGAGAAGGCCGTCAGTGTGGGGCCCAACCCAGTGAGACTAATGGCCATGCCTGCTGCTCCTGCTGATCATGACTACTGTCAGAGTCGACATAGGGGTGTAGGAGTGGAACCTACAAGTCTATCAGTGTGTTCAAACAACTCCAGAGGTACGATGCATGTGGGAAGTAGGTCCGCAGCCTTAGCTAGACAATAA
- the LOC126593690 gene encoding myb family transcription factor PHL7-like — translation MYHAKKFSTASLVPHKPQSSQELANVGVVSGGSSVKSPTPSGGGSGKQRLRWTSDLHDRFVDAITQLGGPDRATPKGVLRVMGVPGLTIYHVKSHLQKYRLAKYLPESPADGSKDEKKGSGDSLSCSDSSPGVQINEALRMQMEVQKRLHEQLEVQRQLQMRIEAQGKYLQKIIEEQQKFGGSLKASEALPSAEEKQKPAHLETMGDASAAPSSPRKKQRVDEGLADGCATSNLPLKADQKNEFVGQWDREVYGSDGGYGFGLQTEFKERDGGAAQKAPMELDPLCGSKQ, via the exons ATGTATCACGCCAAGAAGTTTTCAACGGCGAGCTTGGTCCCACACAAGCCCCAGAGCTCCCAAGAGCTTGCGAACGTCGGGGTTGTCAGCGGCGGTTCCTCCGTGAAAAGCCCAACGCCTTCCGGCGGTGGAAGCGGGAAGCAACGGCTCCGCTGGACTTCAGATCTCCACGACCGCTTCGTCGATGCCATTACTCAGCTTGGCGGACCAGACA GGGCAACACCTAAAGGTGTTCTGAGAGTGATGGGTGTTCCAGGACTAACTATTTATCATGTGAAGAGCCATTTACAG AAATACCGACTTGCAAAGTACCTGCCAGAGTCTCCAGCTGATG GTTCTAAGGATGAGAAGAAGGGTTCTGGAGACAGCCTATCTTGCTCAGATTCTTCTCC TGGAGTGCAAATTAATGAGGCATTAAGGATGCAAATGGAAGTTCAGAAGCGTCTTCATGAACAGCTTGAG GTTCAAAGACAGTTGCAAATGAGAATAGAAGCTCAGGGTAAATACTTGCAGAAGATCATCGAGGAGCAGCAAAAGTTTGGTGGTTCACTCAAAGCATCAGAAGCGTTACCATCAGCTGAGGAAAAGCAGAAGCCAGCTCATTTGGAGACAATGGGCGATGCATCGGCCGCACCCTCATCTCCCCGAAAGAAACAAAGGGTGGATGAAGGGCTGGCAGACGGTTGCGCCACATCTAATCTGCCTCTAAAAGCTGACCAGAAGAACGAATTTGTGGGTCAGTGGGATCGAGAAGTGTATGGAAGTGACGGTGGATATGGATTTGGCTTGCAAACAGAGTTTAAAGAAAGAGATGGCGGTGCTGCACAGAAAGCACCTATGGAGTTAGATCCCTTGTGTGGTTCAAAACAATAG